From the genome of Pseudomonas putida:
ACCAGCTGAACAGGCCTTTTTTCTCGCCAGCCTCGGCCGGCGCTTTTTTGTCGTCGTTGGAACCAAACATGGAAGACGGCTATCTCAGGGTAGCGATGGGCCAGCATTGGCGCATCAGGAATTCTCTAAACGCAGAACAGACTATCTTGAATCCGGCTGGTTCATGCGCAACGTTTTGTCGTAGGGTCCTGTGGGCCAGAACGGCGACAGGCATGGTCGCCAGGCAACCGGATCAGTATCCTAGCACCTCCTGGCCCGCCGACGCTAAACCCAGCGGGCCGCCGAACAGGTCAAACACCGTATGAATGCTCTAGCCCGCCGTGCCGCTGGCCTGCTGCTCAGCACGCTCTGCCTGCCACTGGCCGCCATCGCCGCCGATGCACAGCCGACCCACGAATTCATTCTCGACAACGGCCTCAAGGTGGTCGTGCGCGAGGACCACCGCGCTCCGGTGGTGGTCTCGCAGATCTGGTACAAGGTCGGCTCCAGCTACGAGACGCCCGGCCAGACCGGCCTCTCCCACGCCCTGGAACACATGATGTTCAAGGGCAGCGCCAAGATAGGCCCTGGCGAAGCCTCGCGCATCCTGCGCGACCTGGGCGCCGAGGAAAACGCCTTCACCAGCGACGACTACACCGCCTACTACCAGGTGCTGGCCCGCGACCGCCTGCCGGTAGCCCTGGAGCTTGAGGCCGACCGCCTGGCCAGCCTGCGCCTGCCGGCCGACGAATTCAGCCGCGAGATCGAAGTCATCAAGGAAGAGCGCCGCCTGCGCACCGACGACCAGCCGAGCGCCAAGGCCTTCGAGCTGTTCCGCGCCATGGCCTACCCGGCCAGCGGCTACCACACCCCGACCATCGGCTGGATGGCCGACCTCGAACGCATGAAGGTCGAGGAGCTGCGCCACTGGTACGAATCCTGGTACGTGCCGAACAACGCCACCCTGGTAGTGGTCGGCGATGTCACCGCCGACGAGGTCAAGGGCCTGGCCCAGAAGTACTTCGGCGCCATCCCCAAGCGCGCCGTACCGCCGGCCAAGCTGCCATTGGAGCTGGCCGAGCCTGGTCATCGCCTGCTCACGCTGCATGTACGCACCCAGCTGCCCAGCCTGATCTACGGCTTCAACGTGCCGGGCCTGGCCACCGCCAAGGACCCCAACACCGTGCACGCCCTGCGCCTGATCTCGGCGCTGCTCGACGGCGGCTACAGCGCGCGCATGCCGGCACGCCTGGAGCGCGACCAGGAGTTGGTGGCCGGCGCTTCGTCGAGCTACAACGCCTTCACCCGCGGCGACAGCCTGTTCATGATCTCGGCAACGCCCAACGTGCAGAAGCAGAAGACCCTGGCCGACGTCGAAAAAGGCATCTGGCAACTGCTCGATGAACTCAAGACCACCCCACCCAGCAGCGAAGAACTCGAACGGGTCCGCGCCCAGGTGATCGCCGGCCTGGTCTACGACCGCGACTCCATCAGCAGCCAGGCCACCACCATCGGCCAGCTGGAGACCGTCGGCCTGTCTTGGAAGCTGATCGACAGCGAGCTGGACGAACTCAAGCGTGTAACGCCGCAGGACATCCAGAACGCCGCGCGCACCTATTTCACCCGCGAACGCCTGAGCGTTGCCCATGTATTGCCCGAGGAGTCCGCTCATGAGTGATCGCAGCGCACCACGCTACACCCTGATCGGCACCGGCATCATCGCGCTGGTGGTGGCCGTGGCCGCAGTGCTGGCCCGCCCGGCCCACTCCGAGGCCGAAGCCAGCGCTGCGCGCCCGGCCAACACCTTGCAATCGCTGGCCGAGCTGGACAGCAAGGCCCCCAGCCGGCGCCAGCTGAACATTCAGAACTGGACCACCGCCGAAGGCGCCCGCGTGCTGTTTGTCGAAGCCCGCGAGCTGCCGATGTTCGACCTGCGCGTGACCTTCGCCGCCGGCAGCAGCCAGGACGGCAGCACCCCAGGCCTGGCCACCCTGACCAACGCCATGCTCAACGAGGGCGTGGCCGGCAAGGACGTGACCGCCATCGCCGAAGGCTTCGAGGGCCTGGGCGCGGACTTCGGCAACGGTTCCTACCGCGACATGGCCGTGGCCTCGCTGCGCAGCCTCAGCGCTAAGGACAAGCGTGAGCCGGCACTCAAGCTGTTCGCCGAGGTGGCAGGCAAGCCGACCTTCCCCGAGGACGCGCTCAAGCGCATCAAGAACCAGCTGCTGGCCGGCTTCGAGTACGAGAAACAGAACCCCGGCAAGATCGCCGGCAAGGCGCTGTTCGCCAAGCTCTATGGCGACCACCCCTACGCCCACCCCAGCGACGGCACCGCCGAAAGCATCCCGGGCATTACCCTGGAGCAACTGCGCGCCTTCCACGCCAAGGCCTACAGCGCCGGCAACGCGGTCATCGCCCTGGTCGGCGACCTCAGCCGCAGCGAAGCCGAAGCAGTCGCCGCGCAGGTCTCCGCGGCCCTGCCCAAAGGCCCGGCACTGGCCGCGCCAGCCGAGCCGGCCGACCCCAAGGCGGGCATGACCCATATCGACTTCCCGAGCAAGCAGACCCACCTCATGCTCGCCGAGTTGGGCATCGATCGCCAGGATCCGGACTGGCCGGCGCTGTCGCTGGGCAACCAGATCCTCGGCGGCGGCGCCTTCGGTACCCGGCTGATGAGCGAGGTCCGGGAAAAACGCGGCCTGACCTACGGCGTATACTCGGTGTTCAGCCCGATGCAGGTCCGCGGCCCGTTCATGATCAACCTGCAGACCCGTGCCGAACTCAGCGAAGGCACCCTGAAACTGGTCCAGGACATCCTCGGCGACTACCTGAAGAACGGCCCGACCCAGCAGGAACTCGACGACGCCAAGCGTGAGCTGGCCGGCAGCTTCCCGCTGTCCAACGCCAGCAATGCCAGCATCGTCGGCCAACTGGGTGCCATCGGCTTCTATAACCTGCCACTGACCTGGCTGGAAGATTTCATGCAACAGTCCCAGGCGCTGACCGTCGACCAGGTCAAGGCCGCGATGAACAAGCACCTGGCCGCCGATAAGCTGGTGATCGTCACCGTCGGCCCGAAAGTGCCGCAGAAACCGCTGCCGGCCCCCACAGACAAACCCGCCGAGCAGCCGCTCGGCGTACCGGAGCACTAATGCCGAGATCCACCCCTCCCGCCCGCCCGCAACCGGGCCAAAGCAAGGGCCAGGGCCACCTGCGCATCATCGCCGGCCAGTGGCGTAGCCGCCGCCTGGCGGTGCCGGACGGCGAAGGCCTGCGGCCAACCCCGGACCGCGTGCGCGAAACCCTGTTCAACTGGCTGGCGCCGTACATCGAAGGGGCCCGGGTGCTGGATGCCTTCACCGGTAGCGGTGCCCTGGTGCTCGAAGCGCTGTCGCGCGGCGCCGAAGATGCAGTGGCGCTGGACAGCAACCCAGCGGCGATCGCCAACCTGAAGAACAACCTCGAGATCCTCCGCTGCCCACGCGGTCAGATCCTCCAGACCGACGCCCTGCGCTACCTGCAGGGCCCGGCCAAGCAGCAGTTCGACCTGGTATTCCTCGACCCGCCGTTCCACCAGGACCTGCTGGCCGACACCTGTGCACTGCTGGAGCAGAACGCATGGCTGCGTGAGCAAGCCTGGATCTACACCGAAAGCGAAGCGGCACCGTCGAGCCTGGCGATGCCAGGCAACTGGCGCCTGCATCGCGAGAAAAAGACCGGTCAGGTGCATTACGCCTTGTGGCACAGAGGTTGACCGGGCAGATAGCCCCACCGAAGACTTAACTACCGCCGTCGCCCCCCGGGTATGGCTGAAGCTGCTCCTTCCATTTCGTCCAGGAGTAGTTCAGCCATGCCCGATACCTCCCGTGCGCAATTTTCATTGCAGCACTTCACCCTGGCCAATGGCCTCAAGGTCTACCTGCGCGAAGATCACCGCGCCCCGCTGGTCAGCGTCCAACTCTGGTACCACGTGGGATCCAGCTACGAGGCCGAGGGTCACAGCGGGTTATCCCACGCCCTTGAGCATCTGATGTTCGAGGGCAGCAGCAAACTGGCCGCGGGCGAATATTTCAAGTTGATGTCGCGACTCGGTGGCGATCCCAATGCCTATACCTTCCCGGACGCCACCGTCTATCCCATCACCTTGCCGGCCAGCCGTATGGAGGTCGCCCTCGAAGCCATGGCCGATGCGATGGCCACGGCGACATTGAGCGAAGCACCGTTCGAGCGCGAACTCGCAGTCGTCATGGCTGAGCGCCGGGCAGATGTCGACAACAAACCTTTTGCCGCCGCTCTCGAGCAACACAAGCTGCTGGCGCATGGCAAGAGCGGCTATGCCACACCTACCGTCGGTTTCCGAGAAGACCTGCAGCAGCTGGCTCAGGCCGCGGCGCTTAGCTGGTATCAACACTGGTATCACCCCAACAACGCCACACTGGCGGTGGTTGGCGCCGCGCACCCGGCGCAACTGCGCACGCTGGTAGAGCGTCATTTCGGCGCGATCCCCGCTCATCCCCTGCCCATCGCGCCACTTCCTCGACACGACCAGACGCTGACCCGCCGCACGCAATCGGTGCGCATCGACGGCCTGCGCGAAGGCCTGATCATGAGCTTCAACTGCCCCAGCCTGGCCACCGCGAAACACCCGACCCAAGCCCAGGCGTTGCGCCTGATCCCCGAACTGCTCACCCAGGGCGCCTCCGCACGGCTGCAGCGCTCTATGGTCGCGGAGCAACAGTTGCTACAAGGCGTGTATGGCGACTATGACCCTCTGCTTCGCGGCGACGGCCTGCTGACGCTCTACGCCTTCAACGACCCCGCCAAAGCCACGCCGCAACAGGCGCAGGAACAATTGCTGCAGGAAATCAGCTCACTTCGCCTGACGCCACCCACCGCTGCAGAACTCCAGCGGGCCAAAGCCCAGCTGATGGCAAGAGAGGTGTTTGCTCGGGATGACATCGCCGAACAAGCCGACACGTTGGGGCGCATGGCCGCCTGTGGCCTCGACCCAACCGAACTGGCGTTCGAGACAACGATGATCGAGGCACTGACCGACGTGCAAGTCTGCCAAGCCGCAGAAGCCTTCCTGAACGACGACCGCCTGACGACCACTTTCATGAGTGGTAAGGAGAGCCATCATGAATGACATGCCCCGTTTGACTTCCCTCCACGGGCTGGACCTGAACCATCTGGAATCTATCGATACCCACGTGCAGACCTGGACGACCGAGGCGGGCACCCGCGTCCAGTTCGTCGAAGCGCGAGGGCTACCGGTCGTCGATCTGGTCCTGCGCTTTGGCGCGGGGATCGTCCAGGACACCGACAAATCGGGCCTGGCCGCACTGACGCTGTACATGCTCGATGAAGGCAGCGATGGGCTCACCGCGAGCGAGCATGCGGCGGGCCTGGAGCGCCTGGGCGCAGAGGTCAGCAAGGATGTGCGCTTGGAACAAGCCGTGCTGAGCTTGCGAAGCCTCAGCCAGCGGACCTTGCTCGACCCAGCCCTGGCGCTGTTCGGCGCAATGGCCGCCAAGCCTGACTTCTTGCCGGGCGCGCTGGAAAAAGTGAAGTCGCAGACGCACGCCTATGCCGCCTCACGCCTCAGAAGCCCCGTCGTACAGGCACGCACCGAGGCCTTTGGCTATCTATTCGACGGC
Proteins encoded in this window:
- the rsmD gene encoding 16S rRNA (guanine(966)-N(2))-methyltransferase RsmD; the encoded protein is MPRSTPPARPQPGQSKGQGHLRIIAGQWRSRRLAVPDGEGLRPTPDRVRETLFNWLAPYIEGARVLDAFTGSGALVLEALSRGAEDAVALDSNPAAIANLKNNLEILRCPRGQILQTDALRYLQGPAKQQFDLVFLDPPFHQDLLADTCALLEQNAWLREQAWIYTESEAAPSSLAMPGNWRLHREKKTGQVHYALWHRG
- a CDS encoding M16 family metallopeptidase; translation: MNALARRAAGLLLSTLCLPLAAIAADAQPTHEFILDNGLKVVVREDHRAPVVVSQIWYKVGSSYETPGQTGLSHALEHMMFKGSAKIGPGEASRILRDLGAEENAFTSDDYTAYYQVLARDRLPVALELEADRLASLRLPADEFSREIEVIKEERRLRTDDQPSAKAFELFRAMAYPASGYHTPTIGWMADLERMKVEELRHWYESWYVPNNATLVVVGDVTADEVKGLAQKYFGAIPKRAVPPAKLPLELAEPGHRLLTLHVRTQLPSLIYGFNVPGLATAKDPNTVHALRLISALLDGGYSARMPARLERDQELVAGASSSYNAFTRGDSLFMISATPNVQKQKTLADVEKGIWQLLDELKTTPPSSEELERVRAQVIAGLVYDRDSISSQATTIGQLETVGLSWKLIDSELDELKRVTPQDIQNAARTYFTRERLSVAHVLPEESAHE
- a CDS encoding M16 family metallopeptidase; the protein is MPDTSRAQFSLQHFTLANGLKVYLREDHRAPLVSVQLWYHVGSSYEAEGHSGLSHALEHLMFEGSSKLAAGEYFKLMSRLGGDPNAYTFPDATVYPITLPASRMEVALEAMADAMATATLSEAPFERELAVVMAERRADVDNKPFAAALEQHKLLAHGKSGYATPTVGFREDLQQLAQAAALSWYQHWYHPNNATLAVVGAAHPAQLRTLVERHFGAIPAHPLPIAPLPRHDQTLTRRTQSVRIDGLREGLIMSFNCPSLATAKHPTQAQALRLIPELLTQGASARLQRSMVAEQQLLQGVYGDYDPLLRGDGLLTLYAFNDPAKATPQQAQEQLLQEISSLRLTPPTAAELQRAKAQLMAREVFARDDIAEQADTLGRMAACGLDPTELAFETTMIEALTDVQVCQAAEAFLNDDRLTTTFMSGKESHHE
- a CDS encoding M16 family metallopeptidase, whose translation is MSDRSAPRYTLIGTGIIALVVAVAAVLARPAHSEAEASAARPANTLQSLAELDSKAPSRRQLNIQNWTTAEGARVLFVEARELPMFDLRVTFAAGSSQDGSTPGLATLTNAMLNEGVAGKDVTAIAEGFEGLGADFGNGSYRDMAVASLRSLSAKDKREPALKLFAEVAGKPTFPEDALKRIKNQLLAGFEYEKQNPGKIAGKALFAKLYGDHPYAHPSDGTAESIPGITLEQLRAFHAKAYSAGNAVIALVGDLSRSEAEAVAAQVSAALPKGPALAAPAEPADPKAGMTHIDFPSKQTHLMLAELGIDRQDPDWPALSLGNQILGGGAFGTRLMSEVREKRGLTYGVYSVFSPMQVRGPFMINLQTRAELSEGTLKLVQDILGDYLKNGPTQQELDDAKRELAGSFPLSNASNASIVGQLGAIGFYNLPLTWLEDFMQQSQALTVDQVKAAMNKHLAADKLVIVTVGPKVPQKPLPAPTDKPAEQPLGVPEH